The region AGACTGCCAAGGCCAGGCTGATCCTCGACAGGATCGATCCAATGCTGGCGCTGGATGCAACCGACACGCTGCACATGGCCGACACCAAAGGCCGCGGGGTGGCCGTACTGGAACTGTTCCGCGACGGTCGCGCAACCCGCACACTGTGCCTGTGGGTCGCATTCTTTTGCTGTCTGCTGATGGTGTACGCCCTGAGCTCCTGGCTGCCGAAACTGATGGCCAGCGCGGGATACAGCCTGGGCTCGAGTCTGTCGTTTCTGCTGGTACTGAATTTCGGCGGCATGGCCGGCGCGATTCTGGGCGGCTGGCTGGGTGACCGCTTGAATCTGGGCAAGGTTATGGGCGTGTTCTTCATTGCCGCGGCGCTGTCCATCAGCCTGCTGGGCTTCAAAAGTGCACCGGTGGTGCTGTACCTGCTGATCTTCGTCGCGGGCGCTACCACCATCGGTACCCAGATCCTGCTCTATGCCGGTACGGCTCAGTTCTACGGTCTGTCGATACGCTCGACAGGCCTGGGCTGGGCGTCCGGTATCGGCCGTAACGGCGCCATCCTCGGGCCGTTGCTGGGCGGTGCGCTGATGGGCATGAACCTGCCCCTGCAATTGAACTTCATCGCCTTCGCCGTCCCTGGCGCGGTGGCCGCATTGGCCATGGCGCTGTTTATCCTCAGCAGTCACCGTCACCAGGCCGTGTCGAGCGTCCTGATCACCGCCAAGTCGTAGCCCCTGGCGCCTTGCTCCCGCGTGGGAGCAGGGCGCTTACGACCTGTCATTGCCCACTGCCTTGTGCGAGTCATCATGAAAAACCTGCTCAAAGATTGTTCGTTATCGGCTGTTGTGGCCGGGATGATCGCCACCTTCATCTCCTATGCCGGCCCACTGGTTATCATCTTTCATGCCGCGCAAAGCGCCTCCTTGTCTCCTGAAACACTTTCATCCTGGGTCTGGGCGATTTCCATCGGCAGCGGCGTGCTCGGGGCAGTACTGAGTTTGCGCTGGCGTGTACCGGTGGTGATTGCCTGGTCAATCCCGGGATCGGCGCTTCTGGTCACGGCTCTGCCACACACAGGGCTGAACCAGGCGATAGGCGCTTATCTGGTGGCCAACCTGATCTTGCTGCTTATCGGTCTCAGTGGTGCCTTCGACCGGATCATTGCGCGCTTGCCCGGTTCAATTGCTGCCGGCATGCAAGCCGGCATCCTGTTCTCATTCGGCACCGAGGTGTTCCGTGCCTTGCCGGTGCAGCCCATGCTGGTGCTGTCGATGTTCGTGACCTACATCGTGATGCGCCGGGCATGGCCACGCTATGCGGTGGCGGCAGTGCTGCTGGTGGGCGGCGCGATCACCCTGCTGGGCGGGCATTTGCGCAGCGAAGCGCTGGTGTTCGCCTTGGCGACTCCCCAGTGGATCACCCCCGAATTCAGTCTTGCGGCCATCCTGAATCTGTCGCTACCCCTTGTCCTCGTGGCGCTGACAGGGCAATTCATGCCGGGCATGGCGGTGTTGCGCAATGCAGGTTTCAACACGCCGGCCAGCCCGATCATCAGCGCCAGCGCCCTTGGCGCAATGCTGCTGGCACCCTTTGGCTGCCATGGCCTGAATCTGGCAGCGGTAACTGCCAGCCTGTGTGCGGGCAAGGAAGCCCACGAGAACCCAAAGCGGCGCTATATCGCCGCGCTGTCGGGGAGTGCGACTTACCTGGTGTTCGGTATTGCGGGGGCTACGCTGGTATCGCTGTTCGCCGCATTCCCGGCCGCCTTGATCGCAGCGCTGGCGGGGTTGGCGCTCTACGGTGCCATCAGTGATGCACTGGTGCGTAGCCTGGCTGAGCCCAAGGAGCGCGACGCCGGGTTGTTCACCTTTCTGGTCACCGCGTCGGGCGTGTCTTTTCTTGGAATGTCGGCCGCGTTCTGGGGGCTGATGTTTGGTTTGCTCGCCCACTTTTTGATCGTTGCCCGGCGACCGGTGACCGCTGCCTGCTCCCCACAAAACTGATACCGCCCGCGACGTTCAGCCCTGCGCCTGCCCGCAAATACCCTCTGTCTCCAAACCGGACAAACCATTTGACAATATAACCTTTCGGTATAAGTTTATTCCATAAAAGCAGCACATGGCCAAATGCCTGTCTGTCCTCAGGGACATGATGGCCATTGACGCTGCCATTAGCCGAAGGAGATAAGAAATATGAATCTTGCAAAGAGATTCAGCCTCACCGCGAGTGTGAGCACCGCTGTTTTGATGCTGTCGATACCCGCCCATGCCGAAACTTCAGGACAGAAAATCTACACCCAGGGAGGAGCGTCGCCGGCCGCTATGGCTTGCGCTGCCTGCCATGGTGCCAACGGTATGGGTACCGCCAGCGCCGGGTTTCCGCGCCTGGCAGGTCTGCCCGCCGGCTACATGTCCAAGCAGATTGAGGATTTTCGCTCTGGCAAGCGGGCCAATGGCGTGATGCAACCCATCGCCGTTGCCCTTGGCGATGCCGAAGTCGATGCTGTTGCCACCTATATGGCGGGGATGAGCCCCGGTGCTGCGAGCACGGCACTCGACCCGACAGGACCTGTCACCAGCGCGGTAGAAAAAATCGTGAAGCAAGGCGACTGGAGCCGGAACATTCCTGCCTGCGTCGCCTGCCATGGAGAGGGCAATACCGGTGTGGGCAGCAGCTTCCCGCCGTTGATGGGGCAATCCGGTGTTTACCTCGCGGCACAGTTGAATGCCTGGCGCAGCGGCACCCGCAAAAATGACCCCAATGACCTGATGGGGCATGTCGCCCGCTCGCTGAGCGACACTGAGGTGAAAGACATCGCCACGTATTTCGACAGCCTGAACGGGGAGGCGAGCCAATGAATTTCCCAGTGAAAGTGTTGCTGACTGTCGGGATTGCGGTGCCACTGCTCGCGGCCAAAACGTACTACGAAGAGCGGGATATGAAACCGCTCCCGGCGCCTTCAGCGGTGCAGCCGACCGTGGCTGCAGACACGCCAGCGCCCTCGGCAAAACCGTCCAGCGGGGTTTTTACACCGCCGGATGAGTCTCAACTGCCGGATAATGCCTTTGGCGAACTGGCGCTGCAGGGGCGAAATATTTTCGTCAACACACCGCAAAATGCTGCCGAATTCGTCGGTAACGGGCTTAGCTGCAGTAACTGCCACCTTGACCAGGGCCGTAAGGCGGATTCCGCTCCCCTGTGGGGGGCTTATGGCATGTACCCGGCCTATCGAAAAAAGAACGACAAGGTCAATACCTTTACCGAACGGATGCAAGGCTGCTTTGAGTTCAGTATGAATGGCAAGGCACCGTCCAGTGACAGCCACGTCATGAAGGCGTTGAGCACGTATGCGTATTGGCTGGCGACTCAGGCCCCCATCGGTGAGAGCCTTCCTGGCCGTCTTTACCCTGTGATTCCCGCGCCTGAAAAAGGCTACGATCTGGCCAAAGGCAAACAGATCTACGCTGAGCAATGTGCGATCTGTCATGGCGATGAAGGGCAGGGGCAAAAGTCCGCAGGCAAATTTGTCTTCCCGCCGCTCTGGGGCAAAGACTCTTACAACTGGGGCGCCGGGATGCACCGCATCAATACGGCAGCCGGCTTCATCAAGCAAAACATGCCCCTCGGTAAGGGCAATACCCTGAGCGATGAAGAGGCCTGGCACGTGGCTGCCTATGTCAACAGCCATGAAAGGCCTCAGGACCCGCGCCTTGTCGACGGCTCCGTTGAAAAGACCCGTAAAAAGTTCCATGAAGGCGATGGCGTGAACTTGTATGGCGAGTCCGTCAACGGCGTACTGCTGGGGCAGGGCACTGATTGACCTCCTGACGGTAAGCGACTAATAGCCCTGCAGGAGCGCGCTCCTGCAGGTGCTGCTGATTGTGGGAATTTCCCACGCGCCATTGCCGTGACTTATCCGTTGCTTATAGTCTAGGGCGACTCTCTGGCTGAATCCTTTTAGTCCTCCACGTCACCGGTGCCTTGCTGCACCTACGGATCTGTTGATGAATGCACCGCGAACTGCTAATAGCCCAATCAAGGCCGTGATTTTCGATATGGACGGCTTGTTACTGGACACGGAAGGTATCTACACCGAAGTCACGCGGATCATTGCCGAACGTTATGGCCGTACCTACGACTGGGAAATCAAGCAGCACATCATTGGCCGTGGGGCCATGGATCTGGCCGAGTACATCGTCACGGCGCTGGAGTTACCGATCACGGCCAGCGAGTTCCTGGAAATCCGCGAACCGCTGATCAGCGAGCGTTTCCCCAAGGCATTGGGCATGCCGGGCGCTGAAGCCCTGGTGCGGCATCTCAAAGCGCACAATATTCCGATC is a window of Pseudomonas taetrolens DNA encoding:
- a CDS encoding benzoate/H(+) symporter BenE family transporter, with protein sequence MKNLLKDCSLSAVVAGMIATFISYAGPLVIIFHAAQSASLSPETLSSWVWAISIGSGVLGAVLSLRWRVPVVIAWSIPGSALLVTALPHTGLNQAIGAYLVANLILLLIGLSGAFDRIIARLPGSIAAGMQAGILFSFGTEVFRALPVQPMLVLSMFVTYIVMRRAWPRYAVAAVLLVGGAITLLGGHLRSEALVFALATPQWITPEFSLAAILNLSLPLVLVALTGQFMPGMAVLRNAGFNTPASPIISASALGAMLLAPFGCHGLNLAAVTASLCAGKEAHENPKRRYIAALSGSATYLVFGIAGATLVSLFAAFPAALIAALAGLALYGAISDALVRSLAEPKERDAGLFTFLVTASGVSFLGMSAAFWGLMFGLLAHFLIVARRPVTAACSPQN
- a CDS encoding MFS transporter, with translation MRAIDVHPIIDNARFSRFHWTVVALCALLLIFDGYDLFIFGVVLPAIMQEWGLTPLQAGALGSYALFGMMFGALTFGTLADKIGRKKGIAICFTLFSAATLVNGFASNPTEFGICRFIAGLGCGGLMPNAVALMSEYAPKRLRSTLVAVMFSGYSLGGMLAAGVGIYMLPTFGWQSMFFAAAVPLLLLPLILWWLPESVGFLVREGQTAKARLILDRIDPMLALDATDTLHMADTKGRGVAVLELFRDGRATRTLCLWVAFFCCLLMVYALSSWLPKLMASAGYSLGSSLSFLLVLNFGGMAGAILGGWLGDRLNLGKVMGVFFIAAALSISLLGFKSAPVVLYLLIFVAGATTIGTQILLYAGTAQFYGLSIRSTGLGWASGIGRNGAILGPLLGGALMGMNLPLQLNFIAFAVPGAVAALAMALFILSSHRHQAVSSVLITAKS
- a CDS encoding c-type cytochrome; the protein is MNFPVKVLLTVGIAVPLLAAKTYYEERDMKPLPAPSAVQPTVAADTPAPSAKPSSGVFTPPDESQLPDNAFGELALQGRNIFVNTPQNAAEFVGNGLSCSNCHLDQGRKADSAPLWGAYGMYPAYRKKNDKVNTFTERMQGCFEFSMNGKAPSSDSHVMKALSTYAYWLATQAPIGESLPGRLYPVIPAPEKGYDLAKGKQIYAEQCAICHGDEGQGQKSAGKFVFPPLWGKDSYNWGAGMHRINTAAGFIKQNMPLGKGNTLSDEEAWHVAAYVNSHERPQDPRLVDGSVEKTRKKFHEGDGVNLYGESVNGVLLGQGTD
- a CDS encoding c-type cytochrome, with the protein product MNLAKRFSLTASVSTAVLMLSIPAHAETSGQKIYTQGGASPAAMACAACHGANGMGTASAGFPRLAGLPAGYMSKQIEDFRSGKRANGVMQPIAVALGDAEVDAVATYMAGMSPGAASTALDPTGPVTSAVEKIVKQGDWSRNIPACVACHGEGNTGVGSSFPPLMGQSGVYLAAQLNAWRSGTRKNDPNDLMGHVARSLSDTEVKDIATYFDSLNGEASQ